From the genome of Ferrovibrio sp. MS7:
GCTTGCCGACATTCAGCCGCGCCTCGAACAACAGACGCGCCGCCAGCATTTCCTGATCCATTGCCTGCCTCCGCATACCACAAAGCAGCAGCAAGCCTATCAACACTAGGCCAGGGGCACCACGATCAGCTTGGCGACGCAATCCCGGTCCTTGTCGCGCAGCGGCAGGATCAGACGTTCGGTGGTGAGGAATTCGCGGTCAGGGCCCATGAAGGGCGTCTGCGTGACACTGGCTTGGCGGCTGGTCACGGCCTCATCCATGTAGCGGTGCACCAGGCGGATCATCTCGGTATCGCCGAGATCGTCGACATGCTTGCCGGTGGGGTCGAAACCGAAGCGCGCCACCACTTCGGTACCGACCACGCGATAGCGGTAGCGCCGGCAATAGCGGCCCTTCGGCGTCTCGACAACATCGAGCAGGATTACCCACGGCAGCACGGCAGCGCCCATGCCCCGGGGATCAAGATCCTCGCGGCATGGCAGCGTACCATCCGAGCCAATCTTGCTCGCCCAATAGTCATGCGGCCGGACTAACCGGGCATCGTGGAGACCAGGAAGCACTTTGCCTCGCCAGTGAATGTGGCTAATTACGCTGGCATATGGGGGCAAATGACACGGAAAGCAATCGGATTTGCACCACTGCGGCAACTTGTCCGCCGGCACTACACCATGAAGGGAATAAGTTGCGCCGCGCTTGCCGAAATCATCTCAGAGATTGCGCCTGAACGCACGATTGCGCAGGGTTACGCCACCATGCCGTTATGCCTGGATGATGGCGGCCTGCTGTGACACAGCGAATAGCCGTCGCGACCAGCCGAGGCCGAAACTGGCTGCAGCCGAAAGCCCATAGTTATAGGCGTTGCGCTGCGCCAGCATCTCCACCACCACGGCGCCCGGCTGCTTCGCCGCCACTGCCGCCAGGGTCTGCGGCCCGATCACGCCATCGGGCGTGGCTCCCGCCGCCATTTGCAGCCAGCGCGCCGCATTGCGCACGCCGGCATTCACTGCGCTGTCGAAGGCTACCAGGGCCACCGGCGCCGGCAGGCTGTCGCCCTGCAACTTGTTCCAGTAGTCGCGGCGGTAGATCGCCTCGGCGTCGGCTAGGGTCAGGTTGGGAATGTCGAGGTCTGGATAGGCCTTAGCCGAGATGCCGAACTTGGTACCCTTGAGCTGGCCCTGATTGGGTGCGCCGCCGGTCCAGTTGCCAGGGTCGTTCGGGTTGTCGGTGTAGCCGCCCTCCACCCCGATCACGAAGCTGAAGCAATCGTCGAACACCGCCATCGCATGCCCCCTGTTCCAATGGAAGGCATCATAGCAGAAAACACCCTTATTGCGCGATCAATGTTTAAATAGACACCATAAGATTATATACCCAGGCCCTGAATACGCCCTGCTGCACCAGGGTGCTGGCAGCAGTGATGTCGGGGGCGAAAAAGCGGTCCTGGTCATAAGCCGGCACCGCCTGGCGGATCAGCGCATGCGCCGCCTCCAGCCGCTCAGAACTTTGCAGCGGGCGATGGAATTCGATGCCCTGGGCGGCGGCAAGCAATTCGATGCCGACGATGCCGGCGGTGTTTTCCGCCATGGTCAGCAGCCGCCGCGCGCCATGGGTGGCCATGGAGACATGGTCTTCCTGGTTCGCCGAGGTGGGCAGTGAGTCGACACTGGCCGGGTGGCTCAACTGCTTGTTCTCGGAGGCCAGCGCGGCTGCGGTGACATGCGCGATCATGAAGCCGGAATTCAAGCCTGGCTCGGCCACCAGGAAGGCCGGCAGGCCGCTGAGCGTCGGATCGGTGAGCAAGGCAATGCGGCGTTCCGACAGCGCGCCGATCTCGGCAATCGCCAGCGCCAGGATATCAGCAGCGAAGGCCACCGGCTCGGCATGGAAGTTGCCGCCCGAGAGGACATCGCCGCCATGGGGATCATTGGCATCGGGAAACAGCAGCGGGTTGTCGGTGACGGCATTGGCTTCGCGCTCGAGCGTCGCGGCCGCCTGGCGCAGCAGGTCCAGCGCCGCGCCCATCACCTGCGGCTGGCAGCGCAGCGAATACGGATCCTGCACCCGGCTGCAATCCAGATGCGATTCCCGGATGCGGCTGCCCTGCAGATGCGCCAGATACCAGGCCGCGGTATCGCGCTGGCCGGGCTGGCCGCGCAATTCATGGATGCGCGGATCGAACGGTGCATCGCTGCCCTTGGCGGCTTCCAGCGACAGCAGGCCGGCGACCATGGCGGCGGCGAACACATCCTCGGCGGCGAACAGGCCGAGCAAGGCCAGGGCGGTGGAAACCTGCGTGCCGTTGAGCAGCGCCAAGCCTTCCTTCGGCGCCAGTTCCAGCGGCGCCAGACCGGCCGCCGACAACGCTTCCGTTGCCGGCATGACACGGCCCTGGTAGCGCACCTCGCCGACACCGATCAC
Proteins encoded in this window:
- a CDS encoding glycoside hydrolase family 108 protein, whose protein sequence is MAVFDDCFSFVIGVEGGYTDNPNDPGNWTGGAPNQGQLKGTKFGISAKAYPDLDIPNLTLADAEAIYRRDYWNKLQGDSLPAPVALVAFDSAVNAGVRNAARWLQMAAGATPDGVIGPQTLAAVAAKQPGAVVVEMLAQRNAYNYGLSAAASFGLGWSRRLFAVSQQAAIIQA
- the hutH gene encoding histidine ammonia-lyase — encoded protein: MADLVLEPGRVKLSDWRRIAGEAPHLALKPEARAGVEASVALVAKIIAEGRVAYGINTGFGKLAQAAIPNDKLAELQRNLVLSHAVGTGPLLADNAVRLILALKAASLARGHSGVRWEVIQRLLDFANLGLLPCIPAKGSVGASGDLAPLAHMTAAVIGVGEVRYQGRVMPATEALSAAGLAPLELAPKEGLALLNGTQVSTALALLGLFAAEDVFAAAMVAGLLSLEAAKGSDAPFDPRIHELRGQPGQRDTAAWYLAHLQGSRIRESHLDCSRVQDPYSLRCQPQVMGAALDLLRQAAATLEREANAVTDNPLLFPDANDPHGGDVLSGGNFHAEPVAFAADILALAIAEIGALSERRIALLTDPTLSGLPAFLVAEPGLNSGFMIAHVTAAALASENKQLSHPASVDSLPTSANQEDHVSMATHGARRLLTMAENTAGIVGIELLAAAQGIEFHRPLQSSERLEAAHALIRQAVPAYDQDRFFAPDITAASTLVQQGVFRAWVYNLMVSI
- a CDS encoding PAS domain-containing protein: MLPGLHDARLVRPHDYWASKIGSDGTLPCREDLDPRGMGAAVLPWVILLDVVETPKGRYCRRYRYRVVGTEVVARFGFDPTGKHVDDLGDTEMIRLVHRYMDEAVTSRQASVTQTPFMGPDREFLTTERLILPLRDKDRDCVAKLIVVPLA